One Candidatus Flexicrinis proximus DNA window includes the following coding sequences:
- a CDS encoding F0F1 ATP synthase subunit alpha, whose translation MAEGSKVYDAILKQIEGYAPAVESVEVGYVTEIGDGIARVKGLLNVRLSELVRFSNGTPGIAFNLESNSVGVIIMGDYNTIQEGDEVRPLGRIASVPVGMSLVGRVVDALGQPVDGKGPIVSDTFYNIERIAPGVIDRRNVYRPVQTGILAIDAMIPIGRGQRQLIIGDRQVGKTAVAMDAILNQKGQGMYCVYVAIGKRRGEVARLVATLEQAGAMEYTTVVVASASDSAAMQYISPYSGCAIGEWFMENGKDALVVYDDLSKHAWAYRQVSLLMRRPPGREAYPGDVFYLHSRLLERAAQLSEARGNGSLTALPIIETLLADVSAYVPTNVISITDGQIYLESELFYAGQRPALNVGISVSRVGGDAQTNAMKRVAGGMRLDLAQFRSLAAFAQFASDLDAATQRQLFQGMRLTELLKQPQYQPLKLADQVALIHAGNSGQLQKISVERVLEWKEKFLKFLNAQYSDLVTKLETEKKWNDELKAGIDAAIKAFMDTWS comes from the coding sequence ATGGCGGAAGGCTCCAAAGTGTACGATGCGATCCTCAAGCAGATCGAGGGTTACGCACCCGCAGTGGAATCCGTCGAGGTCGGTTACGTAACCGAAATCGGCGACGGCATTGCCCGCGTCAAGGGCTTGCTGAATGTGCGCCTGAGTGAACTGGTGCGCTTTAGCAATGGTACGCCGGGTATCGCGTTTAACCTCGAAAGCAACAGCGTTGGTGTCATCATCATGGGTGACTACAATACGATTCAGGAAGGCGACGAAGTCCGCCCGCTGGGTCGTATCGCCTCTGTTCCGGTTGGAATGAGCCTTGTCGGTCGCGTTGTCGACGCGCTCGGTCAGCCCGTTGACGGAAAAGGCCCCATCGTTTCGGATACGTTCTATAACATTGAGCGTATTGCCCCGGGCGTGATTGACCGGCGCAATGTGTATCGCCCTGTGCAGACCGGTATTCTCGCTATTGACGCGATGATCCCGATCGGTCGCGGTCAGCGTCAGCTCATCATCGGTGACCGCCAGGTGGGTAAGACCGCGGTTGCAATGGATGCGATCCTCAACCAAAAAGGGCAGGGTATGTACTGCGTTTACGTCGCTATCGGCAAGCGCCGTGGCGAAGTGGCGCGCCTCGTCGCAACGCTCGAACAGGCCGGCGCGATGGAGTACACCACCGTAGTCGTCGCATCCGCGTCGGACTCGGCTGCTATGCAGTACATTTCGCCTTACTCGGGCTGTGCCATCGGCGAGTGGTTCATGGAGAACGGCAAGGATGCACTTGTCGTCTATGATGATCTGAGCAAGCATGCTTGGGCATATCGTCAGGTTTCGCTGCTGATGCGGCGTCCTCCCGGCCGCGAGGCGTATCCTGGAGACGTCTTCTATCTCCACAGCCGCTTGCTGGAACGCGCAGCACAGTTGTCGGAGGCGCGCGGAAATGGCTCGCTGACAGCGCTGCCGATCATTGAAACGCTGCTGGCTGACGTGTCTGCCTATGTGCCGACGAACGTTATTTCCATCACCGATGGCCAGATCTATCTTGAGAGCGAACTGTTTTATGCGGGCCAGCGTCCTGCGTTGAACGTCGGTATCAGCGTCAGCCGCGTCGGTGGCGATGCTCAGACTAATGCCATGAAGCGTGTCGCAGGCGGTATGCGCCTCGATCTCGCGCAGTTCCGTTCGCTTGCAGCATTCGCGCAGTTCGCAAGCGACCTCGACGCCGCCACCCAGCGCCAGTTGTTCCAGGGGATGCGTCTCACTGAACTTCTCAAGCAGCCCCAGTATCAGCCTCTCAAGCTGGCCGATCAGGTCGCTTTGATCCATGCCGGCAACAGCGGTCAGCTCCAGAAGATTTCTGTCGAGCGAGTACTGGAATGGAAAGAGAAGTTCCTCAAGTTCTTGAATGCTCAGTACAGTGACTTGGTCACGAAGCTGGAAACCGAGAAGAAATGGAACGACGAGTTGAAGGCTGGTATCGACGCCGCGATTAAGGCGTTTATGGATACGTGGAGCTAA
- a CDS encoding PD40 domain-containing protein, whose translation MRTLTLILWLMALFDASGVVSYGQNSPLTGPLVATTNGAQDSVLLIEADSGRIRAFSTGEGIHSVWDFSPDGCELLVTVTSAYGLPRLLIVSLTGEVISQPVHYLDQPESLWGVWEPDWSPDGTRIAFRMMRDSLEGEPERQYHIGWVSPEGSEPAFYSVSGREHSPKWSPDGSWLAYVSYDKRAPGVDDRSTAEPTAEALTAPEDLIQEADLWVVSSDASVKMRMTGSGNRQRPVATMVARWSMDRLRLLAFSK comes from the coding sequence TTGCGAACCCTTACTCTAATCCTTTGGCTGATGGCGCTCTTCGACGCATCAGGTGTTGTGTCTTACGGGCAGAACTCGCCACTGACCGGTCCCCTGGTGGCGACGACTAACGGCGCACAAGACTCGGTGCTTCTCATTGAGGCGGACAGCGGCCGGATTCGAGCGTTTTCGACCGGCGAAGGCATCCATTCCGTATGGGATTTTTCACCTGACGGTTGTGAACTTCTTGTGACAGTGACGTCCGCTTACGGACTGCCTAGGCTCCTGATTGTGTCTCTCACGGGTGAGGTCATCTCGCAGCCGGTACATTATCTCGATCAGCCCGAATCGCTTTGGGGAGTCTGGGAACCGGACTGGTCTCCCGATGGCACTCGAATCGCCTTCCGGATGATGCGCGACTCGCTTGAGGGCGAGCCGGAACGGCAGTATCACATTGGATGGGTTTCGCCAGAGGGTAGTGAGCCAGCTTTCTACAGTGTGAGCGGCAGGGAGCATTCGCCAAAGTGGTCCCCTGACGGATCGTGGCTTGCTTACGTCTCATACGACAAACGCGCGCCGGGAGTGGACGATCGATCGACTGCCGAACCAACAGCCGAAGCCCTTACTGCTCCCGAAGACCTGATTCAGGAAGCTGACCTCTGGGTTGTGTCTTCGGATGCATCGGTAAAGATGCGTATGACGGGATCTGGAAACAGGCAGCGTCCGGTCGCCACGATGGTCGCCAGATGGTCAATGGATCGGCTTCGTCTACTCGCCTTCTCCAAGTAA
- a CDS encoding redox-sensing transcriptional repressor Rex, translated as MQNISQTNSNRRSMASNSDNSNIPDIVIGRLPIYLRALNRLASEGMAITSSHELGQRLGISSAQIRKDLSHFGGFGKQGTGYQIEFLQEKLRKVLHVDSEWEVALVGVGDLGKAIAHYRGFADRGFHISCAFDSAPEKVGQKVDGFVVQPIDQLQATIQTRGIRLAMIAVPAEFAQSVANMLVSAGIRGILNYAPINLAVPENIHVQYIDPVVGLQRMTYYFD; from the coding sequence ATGCAGAATATTTCACAAACGAATTCGAATCGTCGAAGCATGGCTTCAAACAGCGATAACAGCAACATTCCTGATATAGTGATCGGGCGCTTGCCCATCTATCTGCGTGCCCTGAATCGTCTTGCTTCTGAAGGGATGGCGATCACCTCTTCACATGAACTCGGGCAGAGGTTGGGCATCAGTTCGGCGCAGATACGCAAAGACCTCTCGCACTTTGGCGGTTTCGGTAAGCAGGGTACTGGCTATCAGATCGAGTTCCTGCAGGAAAAACTGCGCAAGGTCCTCCACGTTGATAGCGAATGGGAGGTTGCACTGGTCGGTGTCGGTGACTTGGGGAAAGCCATTGCTCATTACAGAGGCTTTGCGGACCGGGGCTTTCATATCAGTTGTGCATTCGACAGCGCTCCGGAAAAAGTTGGGCAAAAAGTCGACGGTTTCGTCGTCCAGCCCATCGACCAGCTGCAGGCCACGATCCAGACCCGTGGTATTCGCCTCGCCATGATTGCCGTTCCGGCAGAATTCGCCCAGAGCGTAGCTAACATGCTGGTTAGCGCTGGTATTCGGGGGATTCTGAATTACGCGCCGATCAACCTCGCCGTGCCGGAAAACATCCATGTCCAGTACATCGATCCGGTGGTCGGCCTTCAGCGCATGACGTATTACTTTGATTGA
- the atpC gene encoding ATP synthase F1 subunit epsilon yields MPIAVEVVSKERKVFEEAAADMVVVPASEGIMGVLPNHAPVLTTLGFGELIIRKGGAEERFAIYGGVVDVRPTKVTILAELAESSFDLDYDAIDKAKAEAAATMAKGVAGLPEEQNRALSFSLKRAELAERIMAKIRTRGTTMRIVEQTERDARK; encoded by the coding sequence ATGCCGATTGCAGTAGAGGTGGTCAGCAAAGAACGCAAGGTCTTTGAAGAGGCCGCCGCAGATATGGTCGTTGTGCCTGCCAGCGAAGGTATCATGGGTGTGCTCCCGAACCACGCGCCCGTGCTGACGACGTTGGGTTTCGGCGAGCTCATCATACGGAAGGGTGGCGCGGAAGAGCGTTTCGCAATCTACGGCGGCGTTGTAGATGTGCGCCCTACGAAAGTTACAATTCTCGCCGAACTTGCAGAGTCGTCATTTGATCTTGACTATGACGCGATCGACAAGGCTAAGGCGGAAGCCGCGGCGACGATGGCAAAGGGCGTTGCGGGCCTTCCCGAAGAACAGAACCGTGCACTTTCTTTCTCGCTAAAGCGCGCGGAACTGGCCGAGCGCATCATGGCGAAAATCCGCACCCGTGGAACGACCATGCGCATTGTCGAACAGACTGAGCGCGATGCTAGGAAGTAA
- the atpG gene encoding ATP synthase F1 subunit gamma — protein MASTREIRKRIRSVKNIGQITRALEAVSASRVRKAQARVLASRAYAEKAWEILLNVQAASKGGGAMHPLLTKRDEVKAVMIVLVTSDRGLAGAFNSNIIRAANRFAKRLGKPVQWVTIGRKGRDSLIRSRENVMAQFTLSAEPTAAEMTPIARLAIEEFLSGRIDDVFIAYTDFINTLTQRPAVLGWLPLIPHEMEDKVAAEYIKDVPSVTSNKLDYSFEPNPQAILDEIVPRFTELQLYQAVLESQASEHSARMVAMQNASGNADTLVQGLTLVYNKARQAAITSEILDIVGGAEALQASIDKIADAIEPDLIANGVR, from the coding sequence ATGGCTTCGACTCGCGAAATTAGAAAGCGCATCCGAAGCGTAAAGAACATCGGGCAAATCACCCGTGCGCTGGAGGCGGTTTCAGCATCTCGCGTTCGCAAGGCGCAGGCTCGCGTCCTCGCGAGCCGTGCCTACGCGGAAAAGGCGTGGGAAATCCTCCTTAATGTCCAGGCGGCCAGCAAAGGCGGCGGTGCGATGCACCCGCTCCTGACCAAGCGTGACGAAGTTAAGGCTGTGATGATCGTGCTGGTTACTTCAGACCGCGGGTTGGCGGGTGCCTTCAACAGCAACATCATTCGTGCTGCGAACCGTTTCGCCAAGCGGCTGGGCAAACCGGTTCAGTGGGTGACGATTGGGCGCAAGGGACGCGACTCTCTCATCCGCTCACGCGAGAACGTCATGGCCCAGTTTACGCTATCAGCAGAACCCACTGCGGCGGAAATGACTCCCATCGCCCGACTGGCAATTGAGGAGTTCCTCAGTGGGCGGATCGATGATGTATTCATTGCCTACACCGACTTCATCAACACGCTGACTCAGCGCCCGGCCGTACTTGGTTGGCTCCCGCTTATTCCGCACGAGATGGAAGACAAGGTCGCAGCAGAGTACATCAAGGATGTCCCGAGCGTGACGTCCAATAAGCTCGATTACTCGTTTGAACCGAATCCGCAGGCGATTCTTGACGAGATCGTGCCGCGCTTTACGGAATTGCAGCTATATCAGGCGGTGCTGGAAAGCCAGGCGAGCGAACACAGTGCTCGAATGGTCGCCATGCAAAACGCCAGCGGTAACGCAGACACTTTGGTTCAGGGTCTGACCCTGGTTTATAACAAGGCGCGCCAGGCAGCGATTACGAGTGAAATTCTCGATATCGTTGGCGGCGCAGAGGCATTGCAGGCGTCGATTGACAAGATCGCCGACGCCATTGAACCCGACCTGATCGCGAACGGCGTTCGCTAA
- a CDS encoding sugar phosphate isomerase/epimerase produces MFDTVSVSAGRHNLHAAVDLALEFGLGVELMHFASPDILDGNLLGTASEVKRALADIRGPLSLHGPFFDMSPGSVDERVNEICRMRFNQALHTAAELGAQRMVVHANFIASIRNDFYRRGWHARNVDFWSAFVEVARSYNVVIAVENMWEFDPFIIADLLQEVDHPYLKACLDVGHSHIYSDPEFNFSDWVRTLKPWLIHAHMNNNNGRIDEHHGFNYVHGALDYREILPQLRDLPSPPIMVLEMDKVEDMRDSLSFFELEPY; encoded by the coding sequence GTGTTCGATACCGTATCCGTCAGTGCCGGACGCCATAATCTGCACGCCGCAGTTGACCTGGCGTTGGAGTTTGGCCTCGGCGTAGAACTGATGCACTTCGCTTCTCCCGACATTCTGGATGGCAATCTGCTCGGAACTGCAAGCGAAGTCAAGAGAGCGCTCGCGGACATTCGCGGTCCCCTGTCGTTGCATGGCCCATTCTTCGACATGTCGCCGGGAAGCGTAGACGAACGTGTGAATGAGATCTGCCGGATGAGATTTAATCAGGCACTTCATACTGCGGCAGAGCTTGGCGCACAGCGGATGGTGGTGCACGCGAATTTTATCGCCTCGATCCGCAACGATTTCTATCGGAGAGGCTGGCACGCCCGCAATGTCGATTTCTGGTCGGCATTTGTGGAGGTTGCACGTTCCTACAACGTAGTCATTGCCGTCGAAAATATGTGGGAATTTGATCCGTTTATCATCGCTGATCTGCTGCAAGAGGTTGATCACCCATACCTCAAAGCATGTCTCGATGTGGGTCACTCGCATATTTACAGCGACCCGGAATTCAATTTTTCGGATTGGGTCCGCACGCTGAAACCGTGGTTAATTCACGCGCATATGAACAACAACAATGGACGCATCGACGAGCACCATGGATTTAACTACGTCCATGGCGCACTGGATTACCGCGAGATTCTGCCGCAGCTCCGCGACCTTCCCTCTCCGCCCATCATGGTGTTGGAGATGGACAAAGTAGAGGATATGCGCGACAGCCTCAGCTTTTTTGAACTCGAACCGTACTAG
- a CDS encoding helix-turn-helix domain-containing protein, which yields MTTKNSLPAGNTELHAVHESMLDGLSQLADYFGFSKVMGQLYGVLLLSGEPLSLDELLERLEISKASVSMNMRTLEQLGMVRQVWLRGKSDRRKYYEAETDLLQIVTNIVSRRELRDIDRALNVLHDNLVKLQGAQANMSAGDQGTADLYIDRISRMQALFRFAQLVMTTILSRLNELNVEQISSIDLR from the coding sequence ATGACAACTAAGAACAGCCTTCCGGCTGGCAATACGGAATTGCATGCGGTCCACGAAAGCATGTTGGACGGCCTAAGTCAGCTTGCGGATTATTTCGGCTTCAGTAAGGTCATGGGCCAACTCTACGGAGTTCTACTGCTGAGCGGCGAACCTCTGTCTCTGGATGAATTGCTGGAACGCCTTGAAATTTCGAAGGCCAGTGTAAGCATGAATATGCGCACACTGGAGCAATTAGGCATGGTCCGCCAAGTCTGGCTGCGAGGAAAAAGCGACCGCCGAAAATATTATGAAGCGGAAACCGACCTGCTGCAAATTGTGACCAATATCGTGAGCCGAAGGGAACTTCGCGATATAGATCGGGCGCTGAATGTCCTGCATGATAACCTCGTTAAATTGCAGGGTGCACAAGCGAACATGTCTGCGGGCGATCAGGGAACGGCAGACCTGTACATCGACAGGATTTCGCGGATGCAGGCGCTGTTCCGTTTTGCCCAGTTAGTAATGACGACGATACTCTCTCGTCTCAACGAGCTAAACGTCGAGCAGATCTCCAGCATCGACCTTCGATAG
- a CDS encoding rod shape-determining protein: MLGKRLGVDLGTINTLIWESGQIVLQEPSLVAIAAEEDPRRIPVIEIGQPVREMLGKVDSEDIQIVRPLQNGVIADYEVAEAMLSYYMGKVTGRMRLFKPTVMMSVPYGVTSVEKRAVYEAAMAAGAREVFTIPEPLAAAIGAGLPIATPAGDMIVNIGGGITEAAVLSMNAIVRAESGRIGGLRLDDAIIQYVRRKFQLNIGQPTAEAVKIQVGAAVALPQALAMDIQGRDSRTGLPRAERITTGEVVEALAEALAQIAGVVKNVLAATPPELASDIIDRGIVLTGGGALLRGIDQYLTTQTGVPVYRADNPMIAVATGAGRALEDPALQRRIAQG; the protein is encoded by the coding sequence ATGCTAGGTAAACGACTGGGCGTCGATCTCGGAACGATCAATACGCTGATCTGGGAATCCGGTCAGATTGTGTTACAGGAACCGTCGCTGGTCGCAATAGCGGCGGAGGAAGACCCGCGCCGCATTCCGGTCATCGAAATCGGACAGCCCGTGCGCGAAATGCTCGGAAAGGTCGACAGCGAAGATATACAGATTGTACGCCCGCTTCAGAACGGCGTGATCGCTGACTATGAAGTCGCAGAGGCTATGCTCAGTTATTACATGGGCAAGGTAACGGGCAGGATGCGACTCTTCAAGCCGACCGTTATGATGTCGGTTCCTTATGGCGTCACTAGTGTTGAAAAACGCGCGGTGTATGAAGCCGCTATGGCTGCGGGCGCCCGCGAGGTTTTCACCATCCCGGAGCCACTGGCTGCGGCAATCGGGGCAGGGCTGCCCATTGCAACGCCGGCTGGTGACATGATCGTCAATATAGGCGGTGGCATCACCGAAGCCGCAGTCCTGAGTATGAATGCCATCGTTCGGGCCGAGAGCGGTCGCATCGGAGGGCTGCGTCTCGACGACGCGATTATTCAGTATGTCCGCCGTAAGTTCCAGTTGAATATTGGACAGCCAACCGCCGAGGCAGTGAAGATTCAGGTCGGCGCGGCTGTTGCACTCCCCCAGGCACTTGCCATGGATATTCAGGGCCGCGACAGCCGTACTGGGCTGCCAAGAGCGGAACGAATCACGACTGGAGAAGTCGTCGAGGCACTCGCGGAGGCGCTGGCACAGATCGCTGGTGTTGTAAAGAACGTTCTCGCAGCAACGCCGCCTGAACTCGCTTCAGATATCATTGACCGTGGTATCGTCCTGACCGGCGGGGGCGCGCTGCTTCGTGGAATTGACCAGTACCTGACAACTCAGACCGGTGTTCCTGTCTATCGAGCTGACAATCCCATGATCGCCGTGGCTACCGGGGCGGGGCGTGCGTTGGAGGATCCGGCATTGCAGCGGCGAATCGCCCAAGGCTAA
- the atpD gene encoding F0F1 ATP synthase subunit beta gives MAELQGRVTQVLGAVVDVEFSGHVLPDLYDAIRVPREGQDDLILEVELHIGHNTVRCVGMDTTDGLARGVPAYATGSPIQVPVGEAALGRVFNVLGKPIDGGAALPTDTPQRPIHASAPDFEEQSTQIEVFETGMKVIDLVAPMTRGGKVGIFGGAGVGKTVTIQELINSIATQHEGLSVFAGVGERTREGTALYHEMEEAGVLPKLAMVFGQMNEPPGVRLRVALSGLAMAEHFRDEGKDVLMFIDNIFRYSLAGAEVSALLGRMPSAVGYQPTLADEMGQLQERITSTRSGAITSMQAVYVPADDYSDPAPVAVFTHLDGTIALERSIAARGLFPAVDPLASTSKILDPLVIGEEHYRTAREVQRYLQKYKDLQDIINILGIDELSDDDKMLVARARKLEQFLTQPMVVAEQFTGRPGRYVKVKDTVRGFRAILDGDVDHIPEQMFYMAGAIDEVIERYEQSEKAS, from the coding sequence ATGGCAGAACTTCAAGGACGCGTTACCCAAGTGCTGGGCGCGGTGGTGGACGTAGAGTTTTCCGGGCACGTTTTGCCGGATCTTTACGATGCGATCCGTGTCCCGCGTGAGGGGCAGGACGACTTGATTTTGGAAGTTGAGCTGCATATCGGCCATAACACGGTGCGATGTGTCGGTATGGATACGACAGACGGCCTCGCTCGCGGTGTGCCAGCTTATGCAACCGGTTCGCCGATTCAGGTTCCGGTGGGTGAAGCGGCACTAGGCCGAGTGTTCAATGTGCTTGGCAAACCGATCGATGGCGGGGCTGCGCTTCCCACTGATACTCCACAGCGCCCCATTCACGCCTCTGCGCCTGATTTCGAGGAACAGTCGACACAGATCGAAGTGTTCGAGACCGGTATGAAGGTAATTGACCTCGTCGCCCCGATGACTCGCGGTGGTAAGGTCGGTATTTTCGGCGGCGCAGGTGTCGGCAAGACCGTCACCATTCAGGAATTGATCAACTCGATTGCGACTCAGCACGAGGGTCTGTCCGTGTTCGCAGGTGTTGGCGAGCGCACCCGCGAGGGTACGGCACTTTATCACGAAATGGAAGAAGCCGGCGTCCTGCCTAAACTGGCGATGGTGTTCGGCCAGATGAATGAGCCCCCCGGTGTCCGTCTGCGCGTCGCGCTCAGCGGCTTGGCGATGGCCGAGCACTTCCGCGACGAAGGCAAAGACGTTCTGATGTTTATTGACAACATCTTCCGCTATTCGCTGGCGGGTGCTGAAGTATCGGCGCTCCTGGGCCGTATGCCTTCCGCGGTCGGTTATCAGCCGACACTGGCCGACGAGATGGGGCAGCTCCAGGAACGTATCACCTCCACGCGCAGCGGTGCCATCACCTCGATGCAGGCAGTCTACGTCCCTGCGGACGATTACTCAGATCCTGCCCCTGTCGCGGTGTTCACGCATCTGGACGGTACAATTGCCCTCGAACGTTCAATTGCCGCACGCGGGCTGTTCCCTGCAGTGGATCCCTTGGCGTCGACGAGCAAAATCCTCGACCCGTTGGTCATCGGGGAAGAACATTATCGCACAGCCCGCGAAGTTCAGCGCTATCTTCAGAAGTACAAGGATCTCCAGGACATCATCAACATCCTAGGGATCGATGAACTCTCAGACGACGACAAGATGCTAGTCGCCCGCGCACGCAAATTGGAGCAGTTCCTTACCCAGCCGATGGTCGTGGCCGAACAGTTCACCGGCCGCCCCGGTCGCTACGTGAAAGTCAAGGACACTGTCCGCGGCTTCCGTGCGATCCTCGATGGTGATGTCGATCACATCCCTGAGCAGATGTTCTATATGGCTGGGGCAATTGACGAGGTCATTGAGCGGTACGAGCAGTCCGAAAAAGCGAGTTAG
- a CDS encoding pyrroline-5-carboxylate reductase, producing the protein MSLLNATLAFIGSGVMGEAMMKGLLNRDLVSPLQITASDVHVDRCETLKAMYGVKTTLQNAEAVAGADIVLLSVKPQVMDRVLSDIRGVIKPESLILSIAAGVTIKSIAEGGGNPRVVRAMPNTPGQIGQGMTVWTASSDVDDVQRHQSRLMLGALGDEMLVEDERFLDMATALNGTGPAYVFMFMEALIDVGVHMGLPRRDAERLVLQTVRGSVDFALQSHQHMAEMRNQVTSPGGTSAEAIYHLEKGGLRTVIADGVWAAYRRSQALGEGSKKS; encoded by the coding sequence ATGTCCTTACTGAATGCAACGCTAGCGTTTATTGGCTCGGGCGTGATGGGCGAGGCGATGATGAAGGGGCTGCTTAACCGTGACCTGGTCAGCCCGCTCCAGATTACCGCATCCGATGTCCATGTTGACCGCTGCGAAACACTCAAAGCGATGTACGGAGTAAAGACGACCCTGCAAAATGCCGAGGCAGTGGCCGGGGCTGACATAGTATTGTTGTCGGTGAAGCCGCAGGTCATGGATCGTGTGCTTTCGGATATTCGCGGCGTGATCAAACCGGAATCACTGATCCTGAGTATTGCAGCCGGCGTCACCATAAAATCGATTGCCGAGGGCGGGGGTAATCCGCGGGTTGTGCGCGCGATGCCAAACACCCCGGGGCAGATCGGTCAGGGGATGACAGTTTGGACGGCAAGCAGCGATGTGGATGATGTCCAGCGCCACCAGTCGCGGCTCATGTTGGGCGCCCTTGGCGATGAGATGCTTGTAGAAGATGAGCGTTTTCTGGATATGGCTACGGCACTTAACGGAACAGGACCCGCCTACGTTTTCATGTTTATGGAGGCGCTGATTGATGTCGGCGTGCATATGGGCTTGCCCCGCCGTGACGCTGAACGGTTGGTGCTTCAAACTGTGCGAGGTTCAGTTGACTTTGCACTTCAGTCACATCAGCACATGGCTGAAATGCGAAATCAGGTGACCAGCCCGGGAGGAACATCAGCCGAGGCGATTTATCATCTGGAGAAGGGTGGCCTTCGAACCGTCATCGCGGATGGCGTTTGGGCTGCATACAGGCGGTCACAGGCATTAGGCGAAGGGAGCAAGAAAAGCTAA
- a CDS encoding TIM barrel protein, with protein MKDLLRFGTVGAPTTTPGSGTVAAIEHIKTLGLDHLEIAWVQSVSVTDKTCSEINAAAQKHGVSLSVHASYFINLNSQTSEKMAASDERLLKAARKGFLAGAKDIIFHPASYHGFPPAEVYPIVRDQLGKISTILHSEGVSVTLRPETMGRTAMFGTLEECVQLAKDVPGVLPAIDWAHLHARKTDGTFNSYAEFAAALQYVKDILGEQALKRVHFHLSGIAYTDKGEKMHLPLNEADLQYRELVRAFVDFKVEGTAGVEAPDPFHVADALTFQATYRRLSGFAIAETSD; from the coding sequence GTGAAGGACCTGCTTCGTTTCGGAACGGTTGGCGCCCCGACTACGACACCTGGCAGCGGCACAGTCGCTGCGATTGAACATATCAAGACTCTGGGTCTGGATCATCTCGAAATCGCATGGGTCCAGAGCGTTAGTGTTACGGACAAGACCTGCTCTGAAATCAATGCTGCCGCTCAGAAACACGGAGTGAGCCTTAGCGTTCATGCCTCGTACTTCATTAATCTCAACAGCCAGACATCAGAAAAGATGGCAGCAAGCGACGAGAGACTGTTGAAGGCCGCGCGCAAGGGGTTTTTGGCGGGCGCCAAGGACATTATCTTCCATCCTGCGAGTTATCACGGATTTCCGCCCGCAGAAGTCTATCCGATCGTACGGGATCAATTAGGCAAGATCTCCACAATCCTGCATTCGGAGGGCGTAAGTGTGACCCTGCGCCCGGAAACAATGGGGCGCACCGCGATGTTTGGGACGCTGGAAGAGTGTGTCCAGCTGGCAAAGGATGTGCCCGGAGTCCTACCCGCGATTGACTGGGCCCATCTACATGCCCGCAAGACTGATGGCACCTTCAATAGCTACGCTGAGTTCGCGGCGGCCCTCCAATATGTGAAGGATATCCTGGGAGAACAGGCCCTCAAAAGGGTTCACTTTCACCTGAGTGGCATTGCCTATACGGATAAGGGCGAAAAGATGCATTTGCCACTCAACGAAGCGGATCTGCAGTACCGGGAACTCGTTCGGGCTTTCGTGGACTTCAAGGTCGAAGGAACTGCGGGTGTCGAAGCACCTGATCCGTTTCATGTGGCCGACGCACTCACGTTTCAGGCTACCTATCGCAGGCTGTCCGGATTTGCGATTGCCGAAACGTCGGACTAG